A section of the Spirochaeta isovalerica genome encodes:
- the fliR gene encoding flagellar biosynthetic protein FliR: MNFDLLLTDGQIFLLIFARIIALMLLIPIMSSTAFPGVARAGLAFFTAMAVFPMAKNLGFIIPDTGLLYALLVIGEVLIGVLLAFIVQLVFTVFQLAGQMFSIQMGFGASQAFDPLAQIQVPLLGQFLNLVAMLVFLVTGGMKKIFLTGIYQSFVAVKALDVFAQRDMLVTYFAGVLGQLFEQAIIIAIPIMGTLILLSVTMGLLAKAAPQMNLLMVGFPIQISVGFIMMLAAMPFLIEKFTIIIDAGFGQILTILDTAYRGRL; encoded by the coding sequence ATGAATTTTGACCTGCTGCTGACGGACGGACAGATTTTTCTCCTCATTTTTGCGCGGATCATAGCTTTGATGCTGCTGATTCCCATCATGTCCTCCACCGCTTTTCCCGGTGTGGCCCGGGCCGGTCTCGCCTTTTTTACAGCCATGGCTGTTTTTCCCATGGCAAAGAACCTTGGTTTTATTATCCCCGATACGGGGCTTTTATACGCCTTGCTTGTAATCGGCGAAGTGCTGATCGGCGTCCTTTTAGCCTTTATCGTACAGCTCGTGTTCACTGTTTTTCAGCTGGCGGGGCAGATGTTTTCCATTCAGATGGGTTTCGGTGCCTCCCAGGCCTTTGACCCTCTGGCCCAGATTCAGGTTCCTCTACTCGGTCAGTTTCTCAATCTCGTAGCCATGCTTGTTTTCCTCGTAACCGGGGGAATGAAGAAGATTTTTCTGACTGGAATTTACCAGTCCTTTGTCGCCGTAAAAGCTTTGGATGTTTTTGCCCAGCGGGATATGCTGGTAACTTATTTTGCCGGAGTTCTGGGACAGTTGTTCGAGCAGGCCATCATCATCGCCATCCCCATAATGGGAACGCTCATTCTCCTTTCGGTAACAATGGGGCTCCTGGCTAAAGCGGCTCCCCAGATGAATCTTCTCATGGTAGGGTTCCCCATTCAGATCAGCGTAGGATTTATCATGATGCTGGCGGCCATGCCTTTCCTTATAGAAAAATTCACAATAATAATCGACGCGGGATTCGGTCAGATTCTCACGATTCTCGATACGGCATACAGGGGGCGTTTATGA
- the fliQ gene encoding flagellar biosynthesis protein FliQ, with translation MTTGFIVSLLRSSIIQTLSISAPVLLVSMLIGLIISIFQAVTSIQDQTLTFVPKIVAILTIIGLFGAWMMNSMAAFTTNLFEMIPNVTG, from the coding sequence ATGACAACAGGTTTTATCGTCAGTCTGCTTCGGAGCAGCATAATACAGACTCTTTCCATCTCAGCGCCGGTTCTTCTGGTATCCATGCTCATAGGTCTGATTATCTCCATATTTCAGGCTGTCACTTCGATTCAGGACCAGACGCTTACTTTCGTACCTAAAATCGTCGCAATTCTGACAATTATCGGTCTCTTCGGCGCCTGGATGATGAATTCCATGGCGGCCTTTACAACGAATCTCTTCGAAATGATACCGAATGTAACGGGATGA
- a CDS encoding flagellar biosynthetic protein FliO, which yields MNRLAIMLAAGIFALANLSLVAQENGENSSGQTEAAQAVDETTLLINTNDTPGQDIPEVSPSAIGISDLVRTVVVLLLVIGAIYLVMYLLRRFSASTVDGSSLIKVVGSKGLMKDSAVHLLEVGNQVFLVGTGNSSVNLISEITDQETIDNIRLNLSEGNGQTTSFSQRIASNLGIGRSKPTERKISDAEGFIRSQRERLKDL from the coding sequence TTGAACAGACTGGCAATAATGCTGGCGGCAGGGATATTCGCTTTGGCGAATCTCTCTCTGGTTGCTCAGGAGAATGGGGAAAATTCATCCGGGCAGACGGAAGCCGCGCAGGCAGTAGACGAAACCACTCTATTAATCAATACAAATGACACACCCGGACAGGATATCCCCGAGGTCAGTCCTTCGGCTATAGGTATCTCCGATCTTGTGAGGACAGTCGTTGTCCTTCTTCTTGTAATCGGAGCGATTTATCTTGTCATGTATCTTCTCAGACGTTTTTCCGCTTCGACAGTAGACGGCAGTTCGCTGATCAAAGTCGTCGGATCGAAAGGGCTGATGAAGGACTCGGCGGTACATCTGCTGGAAGTGGGGAATCAGGTTTTCCTGGTCGGAACCGGCAACAGTTCGGTTAATCTTATTTCCGAGATTACAGATCAGGAAACCATTGACAACATAAGGCTGAATCTGTCGGAAGGGAATGGGCAGACCACATCTTTCTCACAGAGAATCGCCTCCAATCTCGGAATCGGCCGGAGTAAACCGACTGAAAGGAAAATTTCCGATGCGGAAGGTTTTATCCGCAGCCAGCGCGAAAGGTTGAAGGATCTGTGA
- the fliP gene encoding flagellar type III secretion system pore protein FliP (The bacterial flagellar biogenesis protein FliP forms a type III secretion system (T3SS)-type pore required for flagellar assembly.), translated as MRKTLFALIILFALAYPAFTQETEGEAVAQIIEEAQNSNFQIPFLNLQVREPQSNNEVALSIQLILLLTVLSLAPSIVILMTSFLRISIVLDFIKRAMSLQQVPPSNVLMGIALFLTLFIMWPTFDEIYENAFKPFADGQIGFEQMYDEGVRPLRLFMFRQLDGNHDTIALFMNMSGLEQPQTFADVPTYVVIPAFILNELTLAFKIGILLYFPFIIIDMVVSSILMSMGMIMLPPVMISMPFKLILFVLVDGWGLVVRQLILSFL; from the coding sequence ATGAGAAAAACACTTTTCGCCCTGATAATTTTGTTTGCTCTGGCTTATCCGGCTTTCACTCAGGAAACGGAAGGCGAGGCCGTCGCCCAGATAATCGAAGAAGCGCAGAATTCGAACTTTCAAATACCTTTTCTCAATCTTCAGGTGCGGGAACCTCAATCCAATAATGAAGTGGCTCTGTCCATTCAGCTCATACTTCTTCTGACTGTTCTTTCTCTGGCACCTTCTATCGTCATTCTCATGACATCGTTTCTGCGGATTTCCATTGTTCTGGACTTCATCAAGCGCGCCATGTCCCTCCAGCAGGTTCCCCCCTCCAACGTGCTTATGGGAATAGCGCTGTTTCTCACTTTGTTTATCATGTGGCCGACTTTCGATGAGATCTACGAGAATGCTTTCAAGCCATTTGCAGACGGTCAGATCGGATTTGAACAGATGTACGATGAAGGTGTCCGGCCTCTCAGGCTTTTTATGTTCCGGCAGCTCGACGGCAATCACGATACGATTGCTCTGTTCATGAATATGAGCGGACTGGAACAGCCTCAGACTTTTGCCGATGTCCCCACTTATGTCGTCATTCCGGCTTTTATCCTCAATGAGCTGACTCTGGCATTTAAAATAGGAATTCTCCTCTATTTCCCCTTTATCATTATCGATATGGTCGTTTCGTCCATTCTCATGTCCATGGGGATGATCATGCTTCCGCCGGTAATGATCTCCATGCCGTTCAAACTTATACTATTTGTGCTAGTGGACGGTTGGGGACTGGTTGTGCGGCAGCTAATTCTCAGTTTCTTATAG
- the flhB gene encoding flagellar biosynthesis protein FlhB — translation MSDTLLKERFLRNDEYDLLLRSMDLQWFAAEDEGRTEDPTEQKKKKAREEGKVAKTQELTASLVMLFPLVAIGVLSGYMINQLAQMINFFLKNSTVIDVAGSGLPWRAFLGYFLKLTLPIWGIAYVSAFLGNVVQVGFKFTPKAIKPDFKKIKPDIINWAKKSLFSLEALFNFTKSILKIIIIGVVSYLDVRKNGPQLANLTNIPLGESFSFVAGIAFGLAVKAALILMALSLPDYLFQRKQHLDSLKMTKHEVKEEHKQMEGDPLIKSRLRQRMQEILTSNMIQNVPQADVVVTNPTHFAVALEWNNETMIAPTVTAKGQDHIAFRIRDVAKENDVPVIENKPLARGLYAAVEIGEMIPEEYWDIVSRVLAEVYRISGKMAGEM, via the coding sequence ATGAGCGATACCCTGCTGAAAGAGCGTTTTCTCCGGAACGACGAATATGATCTTCTGCTCCGTTCAATGGATCTTCAGTGGTTTGCCGCCGAAGACGAGGGGCGGACCGAAGACCCGACTGAACAGAAGAAAAAGAAAGCCAGAGAAGAGGGGAAGGTTGCCAAGACGCAGGAATTGACAGCATCCCTTGTTATGCTTTTTCCCCTTGTCGCCATCGGCGTTCTTTCTGGATACATGATTAACCAGCTGGCCCAGATGATCAATTTTTTTCTGAAAAACAGCACGGTTATCGATGTCGCCGGCAGTGGATTGCCGTGGCGGGCTTTTCTCGGATATTTTCTTAAACTCACTCTTCCCATCTGGGGAATCGCCTATGTGTCGGCCTTTCTCGGCAATGTCGTTCAGGTCGGTTTTAAATTCACTCCCAAAGCGATAAAACCGGATTTCAAGAAAATCAAACCCGATATAATCAACTGGGCTAAAAAATCTCTGTTTTCACTGGAAGCCCTGTTTAATTTTACCAAATCGATATTGAAAATTATTATAATCGGCGTCGTTTCCTACCTTGATGTGAGGAAAAACGGACCCCAGCTGGCTAATCTGACTAATATTCCTCTGGGTGAGAGCTTCAGCTTCGTCGCGGGAATCGCCTTCGGCCTGGCTGTGAAAGCGGCACTGATTCTCATGGCTCTGTCACTGCCCGATTACCTCTTTCAGAGAAAACAGCACCTCGATTCTCTGAAAATGACAAAGCACGAAGTGAAGGAAGAGCACAAACAGATGGAAGGAGATCCTCTGATCAAAAGCAGGCTCCGTCAGAGAATGCAGGAAATCCTCACTTCCAACATGATACAGAATGTGCCACAGGCCGATGTGGTCGTCACAAACCCGACCCACTTCGCCGTGGCGCTCGAATGGAACAACGAGACAATGATCGCTCCGACCGTAACGGCCAAGGGGCAGGATCATATCGCTTTCCGCATAAGGGATGTCGCAAAAGAGAATGATGTTCCTGTTATCGAAAACAAACCTCTGGCCAGGGGGCTCTACGCCGCCGTGGAGATCGGAGAGATGATTCCCGAAGAGTACTGGGACATCGTGTCCAGAGTTCTGGCCGAAGTTTACCGCATCAGCGGCAAAATGGCCGGAGAAATGTAA
- the flhA gene encoding flagellar biosynthesis protein FlhA, giving the protein MADIQKTLRSAFGREKTDLLITVGVLMIVMMLIVPLPTWILDTMMSVNLMLAIMIILIVLFTNDPLEFSLFPTILLVSTVFGLALNVSSTRLILAKGEEFDGRIVRAFATFVVGAEGTQGIVIGAIIFIIIIAVQFLVITKGATRVAEVAARFTLDALPGKQMAIDAEYNSGLITDDQARKKKSDLQKSVDFYGAMDGATKFVSGTVQVGIVITLINVIGGIIVGVTIHGEPVTNALNTYTSLTIGDGLVSQLPTLIISVSTGLIVTRSVSDGSFGTDVKKQFSAQSRIYWITAVFLFFLGVLPGFPWYLLFPLSAMTGFMAYRLTKRKMIEEELAKTAGEQEKAEKDTPAEMSPVVPLDPLSLELGYGLIPLVDQDNGAELLDRLTRIRREAALDLGLVVPRIRIIDNMRLEPSEYCLKIKGVEMGRGAIRMGHFLAINPGGERETLEGEKTTDPAFGLPAIWITEANREKAERNGYTVVDPPSIVATHLTEIIKKHSSEIIGRQEVRSMLDTLKENYPAVVEEVSKVFSTGEIQKVFQGLLKEQVSIRNLVVILETLGDYGSVTKDTGFLIEKVRQALGRQICLQYAEEDNMLRVLTVNPEIEQRIVDSRMESATGVVAALDPRFQRQWINAVLNSVQEVQNLGYYPLILCSEAARALVRSSTERDIPDLVVLSVPEIAQNISIESLGEISFEWKES; this is encoded by the coding sequence ATGGCTGATATACAGAAAACACTGAGAAGCGCATTCGGAAGGGAGAAAACGGACCTTCTCATAACGGTCGGAGTTCTGATGATCGTTATGATGCTCATTGTCCCTCTTCCCACATGGATCCTCGATACGATGATGTCTGTAAACCTCATGCTGGCCATCATGATCATTCTCATCGTTCTTTTTACCAATGATCCCCTGGAGTTTTCACTCTTCCCGACCATTCTGCTCGTATCAACCGTTTTCGGACTGGCTTTGAATGTTTCGTCGACAAGGCTGATACTCGCAAAGGGAGAGGAATTTGACGGAAGGATCGTCCGGGCTTTCGCCACCTTCGTCGTCGGTGCCGAAGGGACTCAGGGAATCGTCATCGGAGCGATTATTTTCATAATCATAATTGCTGTCCAGTTTCTCGTTATTACCAAAGGGGCGACGAGAGTTGCCGAAGTTGCGGCGAGATTCACTCTCGACGCTCTTCCCGGAAAGCAGATGGCCATCGACGCGGAATACAATTCGGGGCTTATCACAGACGATCAGGCGCGGAAGAAAAAGTCCGACCTTCAGAAATCTGTAGACTTTTACGGAGCTATGGATGGTGCCACGAAATTTGTCTCCGGTACGGTGCAGGTGGGAATCGTCATTACCCTGATCAATGTTATCGGCGGAATCATCGTCGGTGTAACCATTCATGGCGAACCGGTTACCAATGCCCTCAATACTTACACTTCCCTGACAATCGGAGACGGACTTGTTTCGCAGCTCCCGACGCTTATCATCTCCGTTTCAACGGGTCTCATAGTAACCCGTTCTGTTTCCGACGGATCTTTCGGAACAGACGTGAAGAAGCAGTTCTCCGCCCAGTCCCGGATTTACTGGATCACGGCGGTTTTTCTCTTTTTCCTCGGTGTGCTTCCGGGCTTTCCCTGGTATCTCCTCTTTCCCCTGTCAGCCATGACGGGCTTTATGGCGTACCGATTGACAAAACGGAAGATGATTGAAGAGGAACTGGCCAAGACGGCAGGAGAACAGGAAAAGGCCGAAAAGGATACGCCTGCGGAAATGTCGCCCGTTGTCCCCCTCGATCCCCTGTCTCTCGAACTCGGTTACGGGCTCATCCCCCTTGTCGATCAGGACAATGGCGCAGAACTTCTCGACAGATTGACCAGGATACGGCGGGAGGCGGCTCTCGATCTGGGGCTTGTCGTTCCAAGGATCCGTATCATAGACAATATGCGGCTTGAACCTTCGGAGTACTGCCTCAAGATAAAAGGGGTCGAAATGGGCCGGGGCGCCATCCGCATGGGACATTTTCTGGCCATCAATCCCGGCGGGGAGAGGGAGACTCTGGAAGGGGAGAAAACGACAGATCCCGCATTCGGCCTTCCGGCTATCTGGATTACCGAAGCGAACAGGGAGAAAGCAGAGAGAAACGGCTATACGGTCGTCGATCCCCCGTCAATTGTCGCGACACATCTGACAGAGATCATAAAGAAGCATTCTTCGGAGATCATCGGCCGTCAGGAAGTCCGTTCCATGCTCGATACCCTCAAGGAGAATTATCCCGCGGTTGTCGAGGAAGTTTCCAAGGTTTTCTCGACCGGGGAAATTCAGAAAGTCTTTCAGGGGCTGCTTAAAGAGCAGGTTTCCATCAGGAATCTCGTCGTCATTCTCGAAACTCTGGGCGACTACGGATCGGTCACGAAAGATACGGGATTTCTCATTGAAAAAGTCAGGCAGGCACTGGGCAGACAGATATGTTTACAGTATGCTGAAGAGGATAATATGCTCCGCGTTCTTACAGTCAATCCCGAGATAGAGCAGCGCATTGTAGATTCCAGAATGGAGTCGGCGACAGGTGTTGTCGCGGCTCTTGATCCCCGTTTTCAACGGCAATGGATCAACGCCGTGCT